The bacterium nucleotide sequence TCCTGCAACGTTCATTAGCATTCAGCAATTAAATCATAATCGTTCATATCGACTATTTTAGCTGATATAATATCTCCTGGAAGTATTTTTCGTTTACTTTTATTCCATACATAGATTACACCGTCGATATCCGGTGCGTGAAATTCACTTCTTCCGATATAAATTCGCTCTTTTACATCATATTCAGTATCAAGCAGAATTGTCATTTCTTTTCCAAGTAGCATCTGGTTTTTCTGAAGAACTATCGGATACTGTATTTGCATAATAATTTCTGCCCGACGCTGTTTAACATTTTTCGGAAGCTGAGGTTTAAGATAATATGCTGTAGTTTGTTTTTCTCGGCTATATGGAAAAACCCCTAATCGGTCGAATTTCTGTTCTTGAATAAATTTGACTAACCGTTGGAATTGTCGGTCGGACTCTCCAGGAAATCCGACTAGGAGTGAGGTGCGAATCGTTATATTAGGTATCCGGTTACGCAATTTCGCTAATAACGTTTTAATCTGTTGACTTGATGTATTACGATTCATTTGTTTTAAAATTGTATCATCAATATGTTGAATAGGCATATCTATATATTTACATATTTTATCTTCCCGTGCAATGACTTCAATTAATTCGTCAGAAAAATTTGCTGGATTTGTATACAGGAGTCGCAACCAGCGTAGTTCAGGTATTTTAACGAGTTTATTTAGGAGTAATACTAAAGCATAGCCGTTATACAGATCGCTCCCGTATGCGGTAATATCTTGTGCGATAAGATTAATCTCTTTAACTCCAGACCGAGTTAGCTGGGTTACTTCAGCAACAATAGATTCGATCGGGCGACTGCGAAAGCGACCGCGAATCCGCGGAATGGTGCAGAATGAACAGTAATGATTACATCCTTCAGCAATTTTAACGTAAGCAGTATGCGGTTGAGTAGCGAGTTGGCGTGGAGTCGTATGGGTATAAATGAAGGTTGGTTGTGCAATAGCAATGATGGGTTTTGTTCGTTCTGC carries:
- the rimO gene encoding 30S ribosomal protein S12 methylthiotransferase RimO yields the protein MKKTKHERSNNHRITFSIISLGCPKNLVDSEIVIGTMQYAGYRMVSDIEKADILLVNTCAFIQPAIDESFQTIRDLVKLKQTQRNKKLFILGCLPQREQETILTKFPEIDGLVGVGEFYQIVNLIKHAERTKPIIAIAQPTFIYTHTTPRQLATQPHTAYVKIAEGCNHYCSFCTIPRIRGRFRSRPIESIVAEVTQLTRSGVKEINLIAQDITAYGSDLYNGYALVLLLNKLVKIPELRWLRLLYTNPANFSDELIEVIAREDKICKYIDMPIQHIDDTILKQMNRNTSSQQIKTLLAKLRNRIPNITIRTSLLVGFPGESDRQFQRLVKFIQEQKFDRLGVFPYSREKQTTAYYLKPQLPKNVKQRRAEIIMQIQYPIVLQKNQMLLGKEMTILLDTEYDVKERIYIGRSEFHAPDIDGVIYVWNKSKRKILPGDIISAKIVDMNDYDLIAEC